The proteins below are encoded in one region of Micromonospora yangpuensis:
- the arfB gene encoding alternative ribosome rescue aminoacyl-tRNA hydrolase ArfB, which yields MDDGLRVTDRLSVPEAELRERFSRSSGPGGQGVNTTDSRVELSFDLAGSPSVPEFLRTRALERLAGKLVDGVLTVTASEHRAQLANREAARERMAALLRAAVAPPPPPRRPTRPSRGAKERRLADKKRQSQRKRDRRADDD from the coding sequence GTGGACGACGGACTGCGGGTGACCGACCGGCTGAGCGTTCCCGAGGCCGAGCTCCGGGAACGCTTCTCCCGCTCGTCCGGGCCGGGCGGGCAGGGCGTGAACACCACCGACTCGCGGGTCGAGCTCAGCTTCGACCTGGCCGGCTCGCCGAGCGTGCCGGAGTTCCTGCGTACCCGGGCCCTGGAGCGACTCGCCGGCAAGCTGGTCGACGGGGTGCTCACGGTGACCGCCAGCGAACACCGGGCGCAACTGGCCAACCGCGAGGCCGCCCGGGAGCGGATGGCCGCGTTGCTACGCGCGGCCGTCGCCCCACCGCCACCGCCGCGCCGCCCGACCCGCCCCTCGCGCGGCGCGAAGGAACGCCGACTGGCCGACAAGAAGCGCCAGTCCCAGCGCAAACGCGACCGCCGCGCCGACGACGACTGA